The following coding sequences are from one Arachis hypogaea cultivar Tifrunner chromosome 7, arahy.Tifrunner.gnm2.J5K5, whole genome shotgun sequence window:
- the LOC112701116 gene encoding receptor kinase-like protein Xa21, which yields MGVFKLIMLNLQTHGASKSFMAECKALGKIRHRNLLNILTCCSSLDYKGDDFKAIVFDFMSNGSLETLLHNNEEKESKNLNLNFEQRVNIALDVAFALDYLHNDSEEAIVHCDVKPSNVLLDDDMVAHLGDFGLARLLHGHGGIDCSSGDHVSSSAIKGTIGYLPPEYGAGGSVSAEGDMYSYGILLLEMITGKKPTDSIFGEGLSLHLFCNMAILEGISEIVDSRLLIPITEQEGRRVTRQQNMEDTIRECLVSFTRIGIACSEKVPSQRMGIKDVIMELHAIKQKLLS from the exons atgggAGTTTTCAAACTCATCATGTTGAATCTTCAAACACATGGGGCATCAAAGAGTTTCATGGCCGAATGCAAAGCTCTCGGAAAAATCAGGCATCGGAATCTTCTAAATATACTGACTTGCTGTTCAAGTCTCGATTATAAAGGTGATGATTTTAAGGCCATAGTGTTTGATTTCATGTCTAACGGGAGTCTAGAGACCTTGTTGCACAACAATGAAGAAAAGGAGTCCAAAAACCTAAATCTCAACTTTGAACAAAGGGTTAACATTGCTCTTGATGTAGCTTTTGCATTGGATTATCTTCACAATGATTCTGAGGAAGCTATAGTTCATTGCGATGTTAAGCCGAGCAATGTTCTTCTTGATGATGACATGGTTGCCCACTTGGGGGATTTTGGGCTTGCTAGGCTCCTTCATGGTCATGGAGGCATTGATTGTTCTAGTGGAGATCATGTTAGTTCATCTGCAATTAAGGGAACTATTGGATATCTTCCACCTG AGTATGGAGCAGGTGGCTCAGTGTCAGCAGAAGGAGACATGTATAGCTATGGAATTCTTCTTTTGGAGATGATCACTGGAAAGAAACCAACTGATAGCATATTCGGTGAAGGCCTAAGCTTACACTTGTTCTGTAACATGGCAATTCTTGAAGGAATCAGTGAGATTGTTGATTCAAGATTGCTCATTCCAATTACTGAACAAGAGGGAAGAAGGGTCACAAGGCAGCAAAATATGGAAGACACCATTCGAGaatgtcttgtgtcttttactAGGATTGGAATTGCATGTTCTGAAAAGGTTCCATCTCAACGAATGGGCATAAAAGATGTCATAATGGAGTTACATGCAATTAAACAGAAACTGCTTTCATAA